GCCAGGTGCAGCTCGTCCTCGCCGGATCACGGCCGATCGGTGACGTTGACGACCGGCGCACGTGGCCGCAGTACCGCCGGTTGTGGCCGCACTTGGACGCCTCCGGTGCGGTCAGATCGACGGAGCCGTCGGTGCGGCAGTTGCTGATCGACCGCGTCCGGTTCCTGTGGCTCGGCGGCGACTTGCAGCAGGGCGAGCAGGTGGCCCGACTGACCGTCAACGCCTGGCAGGAGATGCTGTCGGATAGGCCCGATGATGCCTCGTTGGCCCGGCAGTTGCTGCATCTGCAGTTCAACCTCGGCAACATCCTCCGTGCCTTGGGGCGCTTTATCGAGTCACGAAATCTCGACGAAGAGGTGCTTCGAGACCAGCAGGCGCTGTTGGGTGAGGAGCATCCTCACACGCTGATGACAGCTGGCAGTCTGGCGGCCGACCTGCGCGCACTCGGCCGCTACAGTGAGGCACTTCCGCGAGACGCCGCGACAATGCAGGCGTGGCACAAGGTCCTGGGTGAGGACCATCCACGCACGCTGGTCGCGGCGAGCAACCTCGCGGTTTCTCACCGCGCGCTGGGTGACTTCCGGGCCGCGCGAGCGCTGGACGAGCAGGTCTACGAGCGGCGGCGCCAGGTGCTCGGTCGCGATCACCAGGACACCCTGCTGTCGGCCTCGTCCCTCGGACGAGACATGCGCGAGGCGGGCGAGTACAAGCGATCGGTCGACTTCCTGGAGCGCGTACTAAACCTCTACCGGGAGGCGAGCGGTCCGGACGACCGGGGCTCGCTTAACGCACAGGTCAACCTCGCGGTGTCACTGCGTAGCGCCGGCCGTGCCGAGGACGCCACCAAGCATCTGGAGGACGCGTACCGCCGGCTCACCGACAGGTTCGGTCCGACGAGCCCCGATACGCTCGCGTGCCGCCTCAGTCGGTCGGCCAACCTCCTCGTCAGTGGTGACGAGACCGGAGGCCGCGCCGAGCTGATCTCAGTGGAGAAGGCCTACCGGTCGACCCTCGGCGAGAGCCATCCACACTCAGTCGTCTGCCTCAACAACCTTTGTGTCGCGGCCCGCATGGTCGGCGATCACGAGGCGGCGCTCGACTGGGCCGCGCGGGCGACCGGAGAGTTTGAGCGGACGCTCGGAGATCAACACCCCTACAGCCTCGCCGCTGCAGTCAACCTGGCCGGCTGCCTGATGGAGGTGGGCAAGCAGGTGGCCGCGTACGACCGGATGCGGCAGGTCACGGAGCTGATGATGCAGACCCTGGGTCCGAACCACCCGGACACGCTCGCCTGCAAGACGAACGCCGCGCTCGCCAGGAAGCTCCTCGACGGGCAGGCACTCGACGGCACTCTGCCCGATCCGGGCCTTCAGCTGGTCGAGACCATCGGCGACGACCATCCGACCGTGCGGGAGCTGCGCACCGGCACGCTGAGCCGCCGAATTCTCGACCCGCATCCTTACTGAGCCCTGGCGTGGACCCGATCCACCGCGTCCGTCAGGGCGAGGGTCTCGGGATCGGTGAGCGACGCGAGGACCTCAGGCAGGATTTCGACGGCCGCGAAATGGCCGGCCTCTGGCTCGATCCACACGCGCGCGCGGAGAATCTGCTTCCCGAGCCACAGCGTGTGGCTGCGCGGGGCGAGTCTGTCCTTCTCTCCGTGCCAGAGGAGGACAGGGCATGCGATGTCCCCGAGGCGAAAGCCCCACGGCGTCCGGAGGGCGTAGGTGTCGTCGATCCACCCGATCGGGCCTTGCCGGACCGCGACCCTGTAGCTGCCCTTGATCAGCTTCCGCAAGGCCCTGTCATTGACGACGCGCTCGTCCAGCGTGCACAACGACGACCTGATGAAGTTGACCAGGCTTTCCGGGTCATCCTGCATGTCGTAGGCGCGCTTCTTGATGTCTTGGATGAGGTCGCAAAGCTCATTGTCCGCCCTCATGTAGTCCGAGACGTTTTGCTCGGCCATTCCCTCGTACCAGTCCAGGTCAGCGGCATCGGCCGGGGCGAAGCAGACCAGAGCGGCCGCGCTCGTCACCCGTTCGTGCAGGATCGCCGCGCACGCGAGCGCGTGTGGGCCACCACCGGAGCGGCCGACGACAGCGAATTTCTCAATACGCAGGTGGTCGGCGATGGCTTCGACGTCTTTGGCCGCGTCCGCGACCGACCGTTCATGGAGGGGGTCCGACCCGCCATAGCCAGGGCGATCGTAGGAAATGAGCTTGATCCCCATCCGGTGCAGGACGATCGGTCGTGGCTTCGGCCCGCTCTTGCTGCCTGGGGTGCCGTGCATCAGGAAGATCGGATAACCGTCGGGATCTCCGGTGACGTCTATCGCTAACGTGCGCCCGCCCAGGTCCACATAGGCCTCGTCCACCTCGGCCTCTGAATGCGCCTCTTGCAGCGCCACCCGGGCCTCCTGTCAGTCGTGGTACGTGAGCCTGGTTCAACCCCAGGAACGCATACATTGCCCAGGTATGGACCAAAAGCCCGATTCTAGCTCAGAACCTATCGGCGATGTAGTACTGTCCGCAACTTGTCGTAGATTCCAAAGCATCGCATCAACTTTGGTCGTTGGATACCCCTACGCTTGCTTCTTGCCTTTGTGCGACAACACTGCCCGCAGACCTTGCCAATGGTCGTAACTGGCTCAAGGCATAACAACGCTCTGCCGGAAATTTGATAAAAGCCTGGCTGTATGGGCGGACTCGGTGATCCGAGCGGCCTGCGCGGCCGGCCGGAAGTCTGGACGTGGCGTGGGTCATCTTGGCGAAGGTCGTTAGGTCGTCTAATGTTAGGAGCACTAACGATCGCGGTGACGGGGAGCGGGACTATGGCGACGTTGGACATGACCATGATGTACGCCTTCCACGAGGCGCTGCGGCGCGACGTGGAGCGGATCGCGCGGATCGGTGCACGCCAGGACGGTGACCCGCGGGAGGTGCTGCGCACCGCGGTCGGGTGGGAGATGTTCAAGGCGTACCTGACCGTGCACCACACCTCCGAGGACGACGCGCTCTGGCCGCCGCTGCAGCGGGAGTTGGCCGGCAAGCCCGACGACCTCGCGCTCCTCGATGCCATGGAGGCCGAGCACGCCGCCATCGACCCGCTTCTTGAGGGCATCGACGCGGCGCTGGCCGACCGCGAGTCGGGGGTTGAGCGGCTCGGCGGGCTCGTGGACGCGCTGGTCACGGGGCTGGGCGGGCACCTGCGCCACGAGGAGCGGGAGGCGCTGCCGCTGATCGGGGCGACCCTGGACGAGGGGCAGTGGGCGCGCTTCGGCGAGCTGCACCGGACGCGGATCGGTGCGGACCTCAACCGCTACCTGCCCTGGGTGCTCGACAGCGCGAGCCCGGAGCGGACCGAGCGGATCCTGGGTGGGCTGCCGACGCCGTTGCTCGCGGCCTACCGCGACGAATGGCAGCCTGCCTACGCGCGGCTGCAAATATGGGGGCATGACGGATCCTGACGAGGTGAGCCGGCAGCTCGCGGCCGAGTCTCTGGCGGTGGACGACCCGACCGGGTGGTTCGAGCGCCTCTACTCGGCCGCGGACGCCGGTGCGGCGGTGGTGCCCTGGGACCGCGGGGC
The window above is part of the Phytohabitans houttuyneae genome. Proteins encoded here:
- a CDS encoding alpha/beta fold hydrolase, yielding MALQEAHSEAEVDEAYVDLGGRTLAIDVTGDPDGYPIFLMHGTPGSKSGPKPRPIVLHRMGIKLISYDRPGYGGSDPLHERSVADAAKDVEAIADHLRIEKFAVVGRSGGGPHALACAAILHERVTSAAALVCFAPADAADLDWYEGMAEQNVSDYMRADNELCDLIQDIKKRAYDMQDDPESLVNFIRSSLCTLDERVVNDRALRKLIKGSYRVAVRQGPIGWIDDTYALRTPWGFRLGDIACPVLLWHGEKDRLAPRSHTLWLGKQILRARVWIEPEAGHFAAVEILPEVLASLTDPETLALTDAVDRVHARAQ
- a CDS encoding hemerythrin domain-containing protein; its protein translation is MATLDMTMMYAFHEALRRDVERIARIGARQDGDPREVLRTAVGWEMFKAYLTVHHTSEDDALWPPLQRELAGKPDDLALLDAMEAEHAAIDPLLEGIDAALADRESGVERLGGLVDALVTGLGGHLRHEEREALPLIGATLDEGQWARFGELHRTRIGADLNRYLPWVLDSASPERTERILGGLPTPLLAAYRDEWQPAYARLQIWGHDGS